In Chryseobacterium gotjawalense, the following are encoded in one genomic region:
- the speB gene encoding agmatinase: MKTYADIPEENAQLETSKVMLVTVPYDGTSTWGKGADKGPELFLDASENMELYDIETSTEPYLEGVFLAGEITEKSSPEAMTAAVYNKTKELLNHDGKLFTLFGGEHSVSIGSIRAVGEKYENLTVLQLDAHTDLRPEFHGSTSNHACAVYEASQKHNLVQVGIRSMDIEEMEYVNKEQCFWAHQIANNENWINDVLEKVSGNVYITIDLDAFDPSIAPSTGTPEPGGLQWYPTLELLRKVFEKCNVVAFDIVELMDSPMPKPTAFLAAKLYYKMLAYYHISKN; the protein is encoded by the coding sequence ATGAAAACCTACGCCGATATTCCAGAAGAAAATGCTCAGTTAGAAACCTCGAAAGTAATGCTGGTAACCGTTCCTTATGACGGAACTTCTACATGGGGAAAAGGTGCTGACAAAGGCCCGGAACTTTTTTTAGACGCTTCTGAAAATATGGAATTGTACGACATCGAAACCAGTACAGAACCTTATTTGGAAGGCGTTTTTCTCGCAGGGGAAATCACCGAGAAATCTTCTCCGGAAGCGATGACGGCAGCGGTTTATAATAAAACCAAAGAACTTCTCAACCACGACGGAAAATTATTTACCCTTTTCGGCGGCGAACATTCTGTATCGATTGGCTCCATTCGCGCAGTGGGTGAAAAATATGAAAACCTGACGGTTTTGCAATTGGATGCGCATACCGATTTGCGTCCGGAGTTTCACGGATCTACGTCTAATCATGCCTGCGCGGTTTATGAAGCCAGCCAAAAACATAATTTAGTTCAGGTCGGGATCCGTTCCATGGATATTGAAGAAATGGAATATGTGAACAAAGAGCAGTGTTTTTGGGCGCACCAAATCGCCAATAACGAAAACTGGATTAATGACGTTTTAGAAAAAGTTTCAGGGAATGTTTATATCACGATTGATTTGGATGCTTTTGATCCTTCCATTGCGCCATCAACAGGAACTCCGGAACCAGGCGGTTTGCAATGGTATCCAACTTTGGAGTTACTGAGAAAAGTATTTGAAAAATGCAATGTGGTTGCTTTTGATATCGTAGAATTAATGGATTCTCCGATGCCAAAACCTACGGCGTTCTTAGCTGCAAAGCTGTATTACAAAATGTTGGCGTATTATCATATCAGCAAGAATTAA
- a CDS encoding HAD family hydrolase, translating into MPLKAVLFDMDGVIVDTEPLHRKAYYQMFDDLGIEVSEELYTTFTGASTKKVSNTLIERFRLENTPEELAVIKRKYFKQYFYSDADFNLIPGVKNLIENYFENNIKLVLASSASMTTIDMVFEKFDLGKYFLGKISGADLKESKPYPEIFLLASEIAGEKRESCMVIEDSTNGIVAAHSAGIFCTAYKSEHSINQNYDKANLLISDFSEIEFEKIIKYF; encoded by the coding sequence ATGCCATTAAAAGCAGTTTTATTCGACATGGACGGTGTTATCGTTGATACCGAACCGCTTCACAGGAAAGCCTACTACCAGATGTTCGACGATTTGGGAATTGAAGTTTCCGAAGAGTTATACACGACCTTCACCGGTGCATCTACAAAAAAAGTTTCCAATACGCTTATCGAAAGGTTCAGACTTGAGAATACTCCCGAAGAATTAGCGGTTATTAAAAGAAAATATTTTAAACAGTATTTTTACAGCGATGCAGATTTTAATTTAATTCCGGGTGTCAAAAATCTGATTGAAAATTATTTTGAAAATAATATAAAACTTGTTTTGGCTTCGTCCGCCAGCATGACCACGATTGATATGGTTTTTGAAAAATTTGATTTGGGGAAATATTTTCTTGGAAAAATCAGTGGTGCCGATTTAAAGGAATCGAAACCTTATCCTGAAATCTTTCTTTTAGCCTCTGAAATCGCTGGCGAAAAAAGAGAAAGTTGCATGGTCATTGAAGATTCTACCAACGGAATCGTGGCAGCTCACTCCGCCGGGATTTTCTGTACCGCCTATAAAAGTGAACATTCCATCAATCAGAATTATGACAAAGCCAATCTGTTGATTTCTGATTTTTCAGAGATTGAGTTTGAAAAAATTATTAAATACTTTTAA